Proteins encoded in a region of the Penaeus vannamei isolate JL-2024 chromosome 30, ASM4276789v1, whole genome shotgun sequence genome:
- the LOC113811383 gene encoding HIRA-interacting protein 3 yields MDQEQISWMEKWIRNKQAKGTSGSGTSKQEGQVDQEQASQRDKWIRNKQAKGTSGSGTSKQEEQVDQEQASQREKWMRNKQAGGTSGSGTSKQEGQVDQEQVSQRDKWIRNKQAKGTSGSGTSKPKGQVDQEQASQRDKWIRNKQAKGTSGSGTSKPKGQVDQEQASQRDKWIRNKQAGGTSGSGTSKPKGQVDQEQASRRDKWIRNKQAGGTSGSGTSKQEGQVDQEQASQRDKWIRNKQAKGTSGSGTSKPKGQVDQEQRRLALSGQTSLGKTMTNRNFPEYKDIKIRYDEPEAA; encoded by the exons ATGGATCAGGAACAAATAAGCTGGATGGAGAAGTGGATCAGGAACAAGCAAGCCAAAGGGACAAGTGGATCAGGAACAAGCAAGCAGGAGGGACAAGTGGATCAGGAACAAGCAAGCCAAAGGGACAAGTGGATCAGGAACAAGCAAGCCAAAGGGACAAGTGGATCAGGAACAAGCAAGCAGGAGGAACAAGTGGATCAGGAACAAGCAAGCCAAAGGGAGAAGTGGATGAGGAACAAGCAAGCAGGAGGGACAAGTGGATCAGGAACAAGCAAGCAGGAGGGACAAGTGGATCAGGAACAAGTAAGCCAAAGGGACAAGTGGATCAGGAACAAGCAAGCCAAAGGGACAAGTGGATCAGGAACAAGCAAGCCAAAGGGACAAGTGGATCAGGAACAAGCAAGCCAAAGGGACAAGTGGATCAGGAACAAGCAAGCCAAAGGGACAAGTGGATCAGGAACAAGCAAGCCAAAGGGACAAGTGGATCAGGAACAAGCAAGCCAAAGGGACAAGTGGATCAGGAACAAGCAAGCAGGAGGGACAAGTGGATCAGGAACAAGCAAGCCAAAGGGACAAGTGGATCAGGAACAAGCAAGCAGGAGGGACAAGTGGATCAGGAACAAGCAAGCAGGAGGGACAAGTGGATCAGGAACAAGCAAGCAGGAGGGACAAGTGGATCAGGAACAAGCAAGCCAAAGGGACAAGTGGATCAGGAACAAGCAAGCCAAAGGGACAAGTGGATCAGGAACAAGCAAGCCAAAGGGACAAGTGGATCAGGAACAA AGGCGCCTGGCACTGTCGGGCCAAACATCCCTTGGAAAAACGATGACCAACAGGAATTTCCCCGAGTACAAAGACATCAAAATCCGGTATGATGAGCCAGaagcagcataa